ATCAAGTTTGATGTTTTTAAACGTATTGGGAAAGAAGATTATAGGGCGGGAAACTATAGTATAGATTTTTTGTTAAATCAACCTAGTTTTCCTAAGAAGAATATGTTGTTAGACCGCCCGCTGTCAGAGATCCCTAGCAAGGAAAGCGAGTTCATGGTACACCCTAAAGCAAGAATTCCTTTTATTGAAACGGATCAATGGGACATATTAAATAAGATTCCAGATGGTACCGTTGCCGAGGTATATGTCTCGCTAAACGAGTTAATGAAACCAGAGGATTTGAAAAATAGCTTGCCTAAAAATATGGAGCTTCGCTGGCTTGCGGTGGATACGGGAATGGAGGTCACCCAAGAAGACGCTGAAGGCGTACCGATTACACCTCTTGGCTACCCAGCCCAGTATGATTCAACTACCTGGTCCCCGTTCAAGACCGATACTGAATCCAATGAAGAAGTGTTTCTTGATATTTTATCATTGCTTGAGAAAAATGAATCAGTAGCTGAAAAAGTCGCTCGTGCTAAATCATTATCCTTAGAAAGCCGTCTTGCCTATATTAAGGAACACGGTATAAAGGTTTATGGTGCCGTTATCACCGGCCCGACGGAAGAATTGAGAAAACTGCAAAATGTAAAAGAAATTCGTGCGATGAAGGTGGGGGAAGTGAAACTATGGAACTGGGAGTAAACAAAAAAGGAGGGAACAGACACCTTCCAACAATATCAGGATTTTTGTCCTTTCTGATTGCGCTTATTTCACTAGCTGGTTTAAATGTTGCTCTTTTGATTAAAGAAAAGGTGTTTCCCGGAGTCTTTATCGTTCAGCTTCCGATTTTAGGCTTTTTCCTTGGGGTGATTGGGCTATTTACCCAGAGAAGATCCAGACTATATGCCATTTGGGGACTCTCTCTTTGCATCTTTCTTCTAATTTTTACCCTTTTAATGGTGGTATCCTCATTGAGTATTAATTATAAACCATAATATGAAGGCGGCCTGGTGCTGCCTTTTTTAAAATTAACAGTAAAGAATCTGCCAATATGGACATACTGTGTGTTAAAGCTGGTCCATTGAGGTGATGAAGTTGGGGAAAATCACAAGACTTTGTTGGGAAGGGCTTACCTTAAAACATGTCACCCACCCCAAAATTGTTGTACCATATTTACTATATGTTTTTACCGCTTTTTTGTTTGAATTGTTTTTGATGGTATTGTTTGGGGTTTCGTGTTTTCTTTTTTATCAATACGGACATAGTCCAGATTTAGTCTTTATTGTTAGTGGCGCAATTTTGATCTTAATTTTTATAATAACGGTTTTAATATTAAGAACAACCATATCAAGACACAAAAATGTTTTCTTGAATGGCTCCCATGAATCTAGTTTAAAGGTTCTTGATGACTAAAATTGGTAAGATAGAGAGGAATGGGATCTTAGAAAAGGTACAATGGTAAATTAAAGAAAGTTTTACTCGTCTGAAAGAGGAAAAAACGAACAGCGGCAGGCGCTGTTCGTTTTTTTTATCCATTAAATGTATGTGCAGCCGACTGTGATTTTCCTTTTTTCTTAACTAATATCAAAATGGAAGGTAACAGCATGCCGCGCACTAAAAACGTATCCATTAAGACGCCTAGAGCCATTATCATCCCGAATAAGAAGAGCTCTTGTAATGGCTGTGTTATTAACACTGCGAAGGTTGCGGCGAGAATGATTCCGGCTGATGAAATTACGCCGCCGGTCAAGGCTACACCACTGCCGACTGCTTCTTTCCATGAAAACTTTTGTGCTTCTTCTTTAATTCGTGACACCAGCATGATGTTGTAATCCACCCCGAGCGCAACCATGAATACAAATGTGTAGACCGGCAATCGGTAACTGATGGAATCATAACCCATGATATTGTGGAAAATAATCCAGCCGAATCCTAGGGTTGCCACATATGACAATAGGATTGTGGCCATCATAAGCAACGGCATAAGTATGGAGCGAGTTTGCAACGCTAACATGATCGTAATTAACACTGTAACTAGTGAAAATAAAATGACCATATCTCGTTGATTCATCGCACGAATATCCAATTGTTCTGCTGTTTGACCAGCATATTGTAAATGGTAGCTGTTTGAAGAAAAGCCGCTTTTGCTAAGAATGTTTCCTTCTTGATCGCGAAGCTTTTGTACGGTTTTAAGCGCACCAGTATCATACGGATTATCTTTTAAAACTAATTGCATCTTGAAAGTTTTTTTATCCTCTCCAATAAATCCGCGTGGAAGCTTTTCAGGGGCTTTAATCATTTCTTCTGTAAGGCCTTGGCTGATTGAATCGACCCCATCAATATTTTTCAAATGGTCCTCAAGTGATTTAACGTTTGTTAAAAACTTCTCATCTAAAGCAATTTGCTCATCCGATGTTAAAATAACTGTAACTGGAGCTAATTGCCCTGCAGGATAGTGTTTTTCCAGTAATTCAAAGCCCTGACGTGAAGAAAGATCCTCCGGGAACGACTTCATAATGTTAAAGGAATATTGAATCGAAGTCGTATTGAGGGCACCTGCAAGCAAGGTAATTAAAAGAATCCCAGCTATAACCGCAGGATGTTTCATAACCTGCTTGCTAACCTTAGTCCAAAATCCAGCTTTCTCTTTCGGCTTTTCATCAGCCTTCGGAATAAATGGCCAAAAGGCTTTTCGTCCCATTAAGGCAAAAATACTAGGTATTAACGTTAATCCGGCAATAAGAATAAAGACAACTGCTACTGAAAAAACAGGAGCAAAATGGTTATAAGGCATAAATACGGTTGTAAATAGGGTTAACACAGATAAAAGGACTGTACCCCCGCTGAACAAAATTGGCTCTGATACATGGTGGATTGCTTCCCCCATGGCACTGTATTTAGATGAGAAGTTTTTTAATTCCTCACGATAGCGGGAGAAAATAAACAAACTATAATCCGTTAACACGGCAAACAATAGAACAAGCATAATCGATATTGCTGAACTATCGAGGACAAACCAATCATTTTTACCTCCCAGTCCTAATACTCGGTCAACGACTTGGTATACAATTGCCGCAATGACTAATGGAATAACAGCTAATAATGGAGAACGGTAAATGACTAATAGTAAAACAAATATCAATACAATCGTAGCTAACATTAATACAAAGTCAGCATTTTGAAAAATAGAAATGGTATCAGATGAAATACCCGCAGGTCCTGTAATTTCAGCCTGCAATGTTCCTAATTTCAATTGTTTTAGTTTATCGTTCATTACCTTTATTGTTGCATTGGCATCATGAGAATCTGAGCCCTCTTTTAAAGTAAAATTGAGAAGCAATGTTGTCCCGTCTTTTGAAAACATTTGATCCTGCACCGGTTTAGGAAACTGGTGAAATGGAAGCGCGCTTTCTACATATTTTGGTTTTTCCTCAGAACTAAGCCACTGGCTGACCTCGGTTATCTTCTCACGGTCATTATCAGTTAATTTATCATCACGGTGAAAAACAAGTAATCCTGTCAAGCCTTCTTTAGAGGGAAACTGCTCTTTTATTACTTGATTAGCGATGGCGGAAGGTGTATCGTTTTTCACGCTTCCTTCTTTGCTGCTTACTGAATAATCTTTTGAGGAAGGTGCAAAAACACTTAATACAATGACAGCTGCAATCCAAAGAAGAAAGACCAATTTGGCTCCGCGTTTACTACTCGAAAAATTGACTAACCTTTGTAATGGATTAAACATCTTTTTCAACCCCTTATCAACATTTGCCTTAATCTTATGAGCCGATTGTGAATGGAGTATGAATAGAAGGTTAAAAATGGATTATTTGGAAGATGCGAAGGCGAAATCAAATGAGATTCGAAGGGGATGTGGTCTTGTCGTTTTTCAGCATTACGAAGAGAAGGTTTTAGGGTGGAGAAGAGTGAGTACATTTTCTAAAAGGCGATTAGGGACAAAACTCCGTAAGAAAGCAGGATAACTGTCTTTCATAAAGCAAATGAAGTCCAAATCTATATAGGTAAATGGAAGAAAAGTCCTTCATAAAGCCGGTGAAGACCAAATCTCCGGAGGAAAGAGAAAGAAAAGTGCTTCATAAAGCCGATGAAGACCAAATCTCCGGAGGAAAGAGAAAGAAAAGTGCTTCATAAAGCCGATGAAGACCAAATCTCCGGAGGAAAGAGAAAGAAAAGTGCTTCATAAAGCCGATGAAGACCAAATCTCCGGAGGAAAGAGAAAGAAAAGTGCTTCATAAAGCCGATGAAGACCAAATCCCCGGAGGAAAGAGAAAGAAAAGTGCTTCATAAAGCCGATGAAGACCAAATCTCCGGAGGAAAGAGAAAGAAAAGTGCTTCATAAAGCCGATGAAGACCAAATCCCCGGAGGAAAGAGAAAGAAAAGTCCTTCATAAGGCCGATGAAGACCAAATCTCCGGAGGAAAGAGAAAGAAAAGTGCTGCATAAAGCCGATGAAGACCAAATCTCCGGAGGAAAGAGAAAAAAGTCCTGCATAAAGCCGATGAAGACCAAATCTCAGAAGGAGAGAGAAAGAAAAGTCCTTCATAAGGCCGATGAAGACCAAATCTCCGGAGGAAAGAGAAAAAAGTCCTGCATAAAGCCGATGAAGACCAAATCTCCGGAGGAAAGAGAAAGAAAAGTCCTTCATAAAGCCGGTGAAGACCAAATCTCAGAAGGAGAGAGAAAGAAAAGTCCTTCATAAGGCCGATGAAGACCAAATCTCCGGAGGAAAGAGAAAGAAAAGTCCTTCATAAGGCCGATGAAGACCAAATCTCCGTAGGAAAGAGAAAGAAAAGTCCTTCATTTGTTTTTCATTCATAAAAAGTCCATTGATGAACTCCAACCTTTTTAAAATTCCTTTCCAAAACCCTTCTAATCGTTCTTTTAAACTCCACCACTCGACACCAATCATAAATATCATTCGTAGTAATTTTTCGACCAGGAAAAAGAAGCTGGTATTCCTTCACACTCCGCAAAACGGCAGATGTAACCAACTCTTCGTGCCCACAATCAGTGCACACACATTTCTTTCCACTGACAGAGATCGAAAACGAGTTACATGCAGCACAAGTAATTCCTTTTTGCAGCTGTTCATAATCATATGCAGGTAAGATTGTATAAGGAGATTCTCCTATATGAAGGGATATTAATTTGTCAGCCAGCATTTTGTGCTTTCCATTTAGTTTTGATGGTGTCGTATCTAATTTTTTTAAATAGCTATTTACCTGTGTTGGGAAAATAATCGGCTTGTTCAGGGGTGCTTGGTAAAGTGTGAACTCGGGATTGATAAAAACTACCTGGGACTCAATGGGGAACTTTACCCCGAGATTCTGGAGTAACTGGCGGAGCAGGGATTCGCTTCGATTCAATTGGTGCAGTGGATTAGTATACTCAGTTTTGGGTTTTTTGTATAATCTCTCTGACTCGTAAAAATAATCACCTTCATAGTTTTTCACTTCGTAAAAATAAATCGTTTCTGAAACAATAATCAGCGAGTCGATTTGGAAAGTGGTATTGTTTGCCTTGAGCAGTAAATCGTTTAATATCATACATTCACATGAAAGCTTCTCGGTCAACGAATCAAACATTACCTCACCTTCATAGCCTTTTTTAAGGCTAAAATAGTGATGCTTGTCCTTCTCAGACAAGGTCGTTCGTGTGTTTAAGGATTTCAAAATGATTAATTCGGTGGATTCAGTACGAGGTTTATACAGCATATGCCACGTCCTTTCTTAATTTCCAAAACTTCAAGTTCATCTTATAAAAAAATACAGCCGAGGTTGTCCTAAAGGAATGAATATTTTGTTAACTTTTTTATGAATCTGTATCAGGATCCAAAAATTTAGGGTCCAGTCCCCGTTGCATAATAGACCCCATTTTAAAAATTGGTTACTTTTT
The DNA window shown above is from Neobacillus sp. WH10 and carries:
- a CDS encoding MMPL family transporter — protein: MFNPLQRLVNFSSSKRGAKLVFLLWIAAVIVLSVFAPSSKDYSVSSKEGSVKNDTPSAIANQVIKEQFPSKEGLTGLLVFHRDDKLTDNDREKITEVSQWLSSEEKPKYVESALPFHQFPKPVQDQMFSKDGTTLLLNFTLKEGSDSHDANATIKVMNDKLKQLKLGTLQAEITGPAGISSDTISIFQNADFVLMLATIVLIFVLLLVIYRSPLLAVIPLVIAAIVYQVVDRVLGLGGKNDWFVLDSSAISIMLVLLFAVLTDYSLFIFSRYREELKNFSSKYSAMGEAIHHVSEPILFSGGTVLLSVLTLFTTVFMPYNHFAPVFSVAVVFILIAGLTLIPSIFALMGRKAFWPFIPKADEKPKEKAGFWTKVSKQVMKHPAVIAGILLITLLAGALNTTSIQYSFNIMKSFPEDLSSRQGFELLEKHYPAGQLAPVTVILTSDEQIALDEKFLTNVKSLEDHLKNIDGVDSISQGLTEEMIKAPEKLPRGFIGEDKKTFKMQLVLKDNPYDTGALKTVQKLRDQEGNILSKSGFSSNSYHLQYAGQTAEQLDIRAMNQRDMVILFSLVTVLITIMLALQTRSILMPLLMMATILLSYVATLGFGWIIFHNIMGYDSISYRLPVYTFVFMVALGVDYNIMLVSRIKEEAQKFSWKEAVGSGVALTGGVISSAGIILAATFAVLITQPLQELFLFGMIMALGVLMDTFLVRGMLLPSILILVKKKGKSQSAAHTFNG
- a CDS encoding anti-sigma factor, with amino-acid sequence MSDEKNHFEEDYQKYLKESLNEVNEIHPYSKEGQAEIVTIGKNMARKTNIMISLAILLLIVPVMTLTTYMYYAIGGRADHLIDVVTKTIYVTEPNMSLEKLNVEDDIGFFSMNIKFDVFKRIGKEDYRAGNYSIDFLLNQPSFPKKNMLLDRPLSEIPSKESEFMVHPKARIPFIETDQWDILNKIPDGTVAEVYVSLNELMKPEDLKNSLPKNMELRWLAVDTGMEVTQEDAEGVPITPLGYPAQYDSTTWSPFKTDTESNEEVFLDILSLLEKNESVAEKVARAKSLSLESRLAYIKEHGIKVYGAVITGPTEELRKLQNVKEIRAMKVGEVKLWNWE
- a CDS encoding nuclease-related domain-containing protein, with protein sequence MLYKPRTESTELIILKSLNTRTTLSEKDKHHYFSLKKGYEGEVMFDSLTEKLSCECMILNDLLLKANNTTFQIDSLIIVSETIYFYEVKNYEGDYFYESERLYKKPKTEYTNPLHQLNRSESLLRQLLQNLGVKFPIESQVVFINPEFTLYQAPLNKPIIFPTQVNSYLKKLDTTPSKLNGKHKMLADKLISLHIGESPYTILPAYDYEQLQKGITCAACNSFSISVSGKKCVCTDCGHEELVTSAVLRSVKEYQLLFPGRKITTNDIYDWCRVVEFKRTIRRVLERNFKKVGVHQWTFYE